Proteins found in one Vallitalea guaymasensis genomic segment:
- a CDS encoding AraC family transcriptional regulator — translation MRENIKIDLSDYEDDFMLLNKICYKDILVNNIQLKILGIHYMDTDPDWNVSKHKHSFFEFHYITDNYVFTTSNGIKRKITPGQFYTLAPGVLHSHCQEDGIGHTGFSMRWEIVTNSAFNNEQLNLIKSKQLIESIYATGSEPLTDDGTILNGVLNLLELGRQGFSELELQLAFFQIVLKLSKYANQDLSELKSNIGSKDDSFDNNIVINTIQFIEDNYYQDINVNDVANSVHVSYSHLSRLFKNSVGETVNQYIKKVRLKKAAYLLKCTSKDMSTIAKEVGFNSEYYFCNDFKKNVGMSPGNYRKSNSSLSE, via the coding sequence ATGAGAGAAAATATAAAAATTGATTTATCAGATTATGAAGATGATTTCATGCTATTAAATAAGATATGTTATAAAGATATATTAGTAAACAATATTCAGTTAAAGATATTAGGTATTCATTATATGGATACTGATCCTGATTGGAATGTGAGCAAGCATAAACATTCTTTCTTTGAATTTCATTATATAACCGATAATTATGTTTTCACCACATCTAACGGAATAAAACGTAAAATTACTCCAGGGCAGTTTTATACATTAGCACCTGGAGTATTACATTCTCATTGTCAAGAAGATGGAATTGGACATACTGGTTTTTCTATGCGCTGGGAGATTGTGACTAACAGTGCTTTTAATAATGAACAATTAAATCTAATCAAATCAAAGCAATTGATAGAATCTATATACGCCACTGGTTCAGAACCTCTGACAGATGATGGTACTATTCTTAATGGAGTATTGAATCTATTAGAGCTAGGTAGACAAGGATTTTCTGAATTAGAACTTCAATTAGCCTTTTTTCAGATTGTTCTTAAGCTGTCTAAATATGCGAACCAAGATTTATCAGAGTTGAAATCCAATATAGGAAGTAAAGATGATTCATTTGATAACAATATTGTCATCAACACTATACAGTTCATAGAAGATAACTATTATCAAGATATCAACGTCAATGATGTAGCTAATTCTGTCCATGTAAGTTATAGTCACCTTTCTAGACTGTTCAAGAATTCAGTGGGCGAAACTGTGAATCAATATATTAAAAAAGTTAGACTAAAAAAAGCTGCATATCTATTAAAATGTACTAGTAAAGATATGTCAACAATAGCTAAAGAAGTGGGCTTTAATAGCGAATACTATTTTTGCAATGATTTCAAAAAAAATGTAGGCATGTCACCTGGAAATTATAGAAAAAGTAATTCAAGTCTATCAGAATAA
- a CDS encoding transcriptional regulator PerR: protein MQHIAELLKAHKLKVTPQRIAIFKILYDSKEHPSAEHIYKCLQETHPTMSLATVYKTLDTLKKAELVQEFNVGEDSFRYDANVKAHPHMICLECHKVFDLDTMKLENLKKYVEEDTDFEIMYEKIFFYGVCANCKNNK, encoded by the coding sequence ATGCAACATATAGCTGAGCTATTAAAAGCACACAAATTAAAAGTTACTCCTCAACGAATCGCTATATTCAAAATATTATATGACAGCAAAGAGCATCCTAGTGCAGAACATATCTATAAATGCTTACAAGAAACACATCCAACAATGAGTTTAGCCACTGTATATAAAACTCTAGACACTCTAAAAAAAGCAGAATTAGTTCAAGAATTCAATGTAGGAGAAGACAGCTTTAGATATGATGCCAATGTCAAAGCTCATCCACACATGATATGCTTAGAATGTCACAAGGTTTTTGACTTGGACACTATGAAATTGGAGAATCTTAAGAAATATGTTGAAGAAGATACTGATTTTGAAATCATGTATGAAAAAATATTCTTTTATGGAGTATGTGCAAATTGTAAGAACAACAAATAA